Proteins found in one Bacteroidales bacterium WCE2008 genomic segment:
- a CDS encoding hypothetical protein (manually curated), whose translation MDDRHLFKRKIYDRLLRWKQESNGKSALLIEGARRIGKSTIVKTFAQNEYESYILIDFTKCSQEVKDLFNDISDLSYIFLRLQLIYDVRLVERKSLIIFDEVQFQPLARQAIKSLVEDRRYDYIETGSLISIRKNTEKILIPSEEERISMYPMDYEEFRWALGDTATVPLLNSVWMNPQPLNEAHRKLMRDFRLYMLVGGMPQAVEAYLESNNFEVVDRAKRLILDLYDEDFNKIDPSGKAARIFSAIPAQLNSNASRYRISQVIPNSRAKDFIEVISEMEKTRTVNICHHCDDPNVGLGCSEDLIQYKMYVGDTGLFVTLAFRDKAFTENVIYERLLSDKLAANLGYLYENVVAQMLTASGNKLYYHTWPTENGKHNYEVDFLLSRGTKILPIEVKSSSYKTHVSLDAFCSKYSSRITNDRYLVYTKDFFKDGAVKYIPAYMAYFL comes from the coding sequence ATGGACGATAGACATCTCTTTAAAAGAAAGATATACGATCGCTTGCTAAGATGGAAGCAAGAAAGTAACGGTAAGAGCGCGCTTCTTATCGAGGGCGCCCGCCGTATTGGTAAGTCTACCATCGTTAAGACTTTTGCCCAAAATGAGTATGAGTCGTACATTCTTATAGATTTTACAAAATGCTCACAGGAAGTAAAAGACCTCTTCAATGATATTTCAGACCTTAGCTATATCTTCCTCAGGCTTCAGCTTATATATGACGTCCGGCTAGTCGAACGCAAATCTCTGATAATTTTTGATGAAGTGCAGTTCCAACCTCTGGCCCGTCAGGCGATAAAGTCTTTAGTGGAGGATCGCCGTTATGATTATATTGAGACGGGGTCCCTCATTTCCATCCGGAAGAACACTGAAAAGATACTTATTCCAAGCGAAGAAGAACGAATAAGTATGTATCCTATGGATTATGAAGAATTCCGTTGGGCTCTCGGTGATACGGCCACTGTTCCATTGCTCAACAGTGTATGGATGAATCCTCAGCCGTTAAATGAGGCCCATCGTAAACTCATGAGAGACTTTAGGTTATATATGCTTGTCGGCGGTATGCCACAGGCGGTCGAGGCATATCTGGAGTCTAATAATTTCGAAGTTGTCGACAGAGCAAAAAGGCTCATTCTGGATCTGTATGATGAGGATTTCAACAAGATTGATCCTTCAGGGAAGGCGGCCAGAATATTCTCCGCTATTCCGGCCCAGCTTAACAGTAATGCATCAAGATATCGGATCTCTCAGGTCATCCCGAATTCTCGTGCCAAGGACTTCATCGAAGTTATTTCTGAGATGGAAAAGACCAGGACTGTGAACATTTGTCACCATTGTGACGATCCAAATGTCGGCCTTGGCTGCTCAGAGGATTTGATACAATACAAGATGTATGTCGGAGATACTGGATTGTTCGTCACGCTTGCGTTCAGAGACAAGGCTTTTACTGAGAATGTCATTTATGAACGTCTCTTAAGCGATAAGTTGGCCGCAAATCTGGGATATCTCTATGAAAATGTAGTAGCTCAGATGCTTACGGCCTCCGGTAATAAACTATATTACCATACCTGGCCTACAGAGAATGGAAAGCATAATTATGAAGTGGATTTCCTTCTGTCACGCGGGACTAAGATACTGCCGATTGAAGTAAAATCTTCTTCTTATAAAACCCATGTTTCGTTGGATGCTTTTTGCAGCAAATACTCTTCCCGTATTACCAATGATCGTTACCTCGTCTATACAAAAGATTTCTTCAAGGATGGAGCCGTGAAGTACATTCCCGCGTATATGGCTTATTTCCTATAG
- a CDS encoding Uncharacterized membrane protein YccF, DUF307 family: MSIIGNLIWLVLGGLVVAIIYFVVGLLMCITIIGIPFGLQLFKLGAYALHPFGHELVNGPNEPGCLSVVMDLLWILCGWWEVAIIHLFCGLIFCVSIIGIPLGLKHFSMALASIFPFGKEIR; the protein is encoded by the coding sequence ATGAGCATAATAGGAAATCTTATCTGGCTGGTGCTGGGCGGACTTGTGGTCGCCATAATCTATTTCGTCGTGGGGCTGTTGATGTGCATTACCATCATCGGCATTCCGTTCGGGCTGCAGTTGTTCAAGCTTGGCGCATATGCCCTGCATCCTTTCGGGCATGAGCTGGTGAACGGCCCGAACGAGCCGGGCTGCCTCTCGGTGGTGATGGATCTCCTGTGGATATTGTGCGGCTGGTGGGAGGTTGCGATCATCCACCTGTTCTGCGGGCTCATATTCTGCGTCAGCATCATCGGCATTCCGCTGGGGCTCAAGCATTTCAGCATGGCTCTCGCCAGCATCTTCCCGTTCGGTAAAGAAATCCGGTAG